The following DNA comes from Candidatus Methylomirabilota bacterium.
CATCTTCGGTCGGCCATGGTACGATCCGGGCCCTAGGGGAGGTGCCGCCATGGCCTTCACCATCGATCCCGCACGCGACGCCCTCGTGATCGTGGACGTCCAGAACGACTTCTGCCCCGGCGGCTCGCTGGCCGTGCCCGGCGGCGACGACGTCGTACCCGTGCTGAACCGGTACGCCGAGCGTTTCGCGCGATGGGGCGCCCCCGTCTTCGCGTCGCGCGACTGGCATCCCGCGAAGACCAAGCACTTCCAGGCGTATGGCGGTGCCTGGCCGCCGCACTGCGTCCAAGGGACGCCGGGGGCGGAGTTCCATCCGGGCCTGGTCCTGCCGGCCGCCACCGAGGTCGTCTCGAAGGGCATGGACCCCGCCGAGGACGCGTACTCCTGCTTCCAGGCCGAGACCGCCGACGGCCTGCCGTTCGCCGCAGCCCTCGGCGAGCGGGGCGTCGGGCGACTGTTCGTCGGCGGCCTGGCCACCGACTACTGCGTGAAGGCGACGGCGCTCGACGCGCTCAAGGAAGGCTTCGAGGTCGTGGTGCTGGAGGACGCGA
Coding sequences within:
- a CDS encoding nicotinamidase encodes the protein MAFTIDPARDALVIVDVQNDFCPGGSLAVPGGDDVVPVLNRYAERFARWGAPVFASRDWHPAKTKHFQAYGGAWPPHCVQGTPGAEFHPGLVLPAATEVVSKGMDPAEDAYSCFQAETADGLPFAAALGERGVGRLFVGGLATDYCVKATALDALKEGFEVVVLEDAIRPVDVAPGDGQRALAAMKEAGARVARLGDLGD